A single genomic interval of Rosistilla ulvae harbors:
- a CDS encoding FliI/YscN family ATPase: MKNAPFPELVKADDYRQTIRNSIDGRVVGSVHAIVGNRVEVRGLSVPVGSICTIHTRSGQKGAAKVIGFRDDSPILAVMDELSALSSGDPVELQSHSVNLRLGEGLIGRVVDALGRPLDGRPLPASLTSTSINMEPPASLDRPPIETVFETGIRSIDGLLTCGLGQRLGIFAGAGGGKSTLMGMLAKNSKADAVVIGLIGERGREVREFIEHTLGKKGMARSTLVVSTNDQPATMRIQAAWTATAIATALRDQGKNVVLLMDSITRFATAQREIGLAVGEPPTTRGYPPSVFSTLPKLVEQSGRTERGSITAFYAVLVDGDDNNEPISDNLRGLLDGHFFLSRKLGSEGHWPAIDVLESLSRLQTKLIPANSLAAATQLRKWLANYRTNEDLINIGAYRAGTNPELDKTIEMQPMLKQFLTQKSNEVSPLAITMKAMQTLAG; encoded by the coding sequence ATGAAGAACGCTCCCTTCCCCGAACTGGTGAAAGCCGACGATTACCGCCAGACGATCCGCAATTCGATCGACGGCCGCGTCGTCGGGTCGGTCCATGCGATCGTCGGTAATCGGGTCGAGGTCCGCGGGCTGAGCGTGCCCGTCGGTTCGATCTGCACGATCCACACCCGCAGCGGGCAAAAGGGCGCTGCCAAGGTGATCGGCTTCCGCGACGATTCGCCGATCCTGGCGGTGATGGATGAATTATCAGCTCTCTCGTCGGGCGATCCGGTCGAACTGCAGAGCCACAGCGTGAACCTGCGATTGGGCGAGGGGCTGATCGGCCGCGTCGTCGACGCACTGGGCCGCCCATTGGACGGACGCCCGCTGCCCGCTTCGCTGACGTCCACCTCGATCAACATGGAACCGCCCGCGTCGTTGGATCGACCGCCGATCGAGACCGTCTTCGAAACGGGGATCCGTTCGATCGATGGGCTGCTGACTTGCGGGCTCGGACAACGGCTGGGCATCTTTGCCGGAGCCGGTGGCGGCAAGAGTACCCTGATGGGCATGCTAGCCAAGAACTCCAAAGCCGATGCTGTCGTGATCGGATTGATCGGCGAGCGTGGACGCGAGGTCCGCGAGTTCATCGAGCACACGTTGGGCAAAAAGGGAATGGCTCGCAGCACGCTTGTCGTTTCGACCAACGATCAACCGGCAACGATGCGGATCCAAGCGGCTTGGACCGCGACGGCGATCGCGACAGCGCTTCGCGACCAAGGCAAAAACGTCGTCCTGTTGATGGATTCGATCACCCGTTTTGCAACCGCTCAGCGAGAGATCGGTCTGGCGGTCGGCGAACCTCCCACAACCCGCGGCTATCCGCCGTCGGTCTTCTCGACGCTGCCCAAGTTGGTCGAGCAATCGGGTCGCACCGAGCGTGGTTCGATCACCGCGTTTTACGCCGTCCTGGTCGACGGTGACGACAACAACGAACCGATCAGCGACAACCTGCGTGGATTACTCGACGGCCACTTTTTCCTCAGCCGCAAACTCGGATCCGAAGGGCACTGGCCGGCGATCGACGTCCTGGAGAGCCTCAGCCGTCTGCAGACCAAACTGATCCCGGCCAATTCGCTAGCCGCCGCGACTCAGCTGCGCAAATGGTTGGCCAATTACCGCACCAACGAAGACCTGATCAACATCGGAGCCTATCGCGCGGGGACCAATCCCGAGCTCGACAAGACGATCGAGATGCAGCCGATGTTGAAGCAATTCCTGACGCAAAAATCGAACGAGGTCTCGCCCTTGGCGATCACCATGAAGGCGATGCAAACGCTTGCGGGCTAA
- a CDS encoding FliH/SctL family protein has translation MSTILKSKSGKQDPGFSGVAGFNLDDFANRASQEVARAQQTAAAIIKQAHADAEAIQQQAREAGREEGLKEANEVIDQRVKVAVDSAVHSRLATLESAIDQLWETENDWLQQWQQNTLEIAFEVAQKLTRNAINQNDEILLGWANEALDAVRGARKITLAVHPETLSVLGQQLDRVVRRPGLPQETHIEPDEAVEPMGVVVRQEGGHIDLQLSTQLEKLAQHLGLQSEEE, from the coding sequence GTGTCGACCATTCTGAAATCCAAATCGGGCAAACAGGATCCTGGCTTCTCGGGCGTGGCTGGGTTTAATCTCGACGACTTTGCCAATCGCGCGTCGCAAGAAGTCGCACGGGCTCAACAAACCGCCGCGGCGATCATCAAGCAAGCGCATGCCGACGCCGAAGCGATCCAACAGCAAGCTCGCGAAGCCGGTCGCGAAGAGGGACTGAAAGAGGCCAACGAAGTGATCGACCAGCGGGTCAAAGTCGCTGTCGATTCGGCGGTCCACAGCCGCTTGGCAACGCTCGAATCGGCGATCGATCAGCTGTGGGAAACGGAAAACGATTGGTTGCAACAGTGGCAACAGAACACGCTGGAGATCGCATTTGAAGTCGCACAAAAGCTGACTCGCAATGCGATCAACCAAAACGACGAGATCCTGCTGGGATGGGCCAACGAAGCGCTCGATGCAGTCCGCGGAGCGAGGAAGATCACGCTGGCCGTCCACCCGGAAACGTTAAGCGTCTTGGGGCAACAACTCGATCGCGTCGTCCGCCGCCCCGGCCTGCCTCAGGAAACGCACATCGAACCGGACGAAGCAGTCGAACCGATGGGCGTCGTGGTCCGCCAAGAGGGCGGACACATCGATTTACAACTATCGACACAACTAGAAAAACTCGCCCAACACCTGGGCCTGCAAAGCGAAGAAGAATGA
- a CDS encoding FliG C-terminal domain-containing protein has product MDQGSLRRVAVLLDSLDQVTASQLLAKMPPSRAAQVRYAISQLSGIDPLERKMAIADFMQKSQNATASRPTPVAPEPTAAAVPATTTSSPAENSAEEEAESRDPLHFLNEMPIRALVSALSDEHPQTVAIVLASMQPSVAAQLLADLPTSVCKSAIQRLAAITEIPSQALQEISEHLQSLMKKVTPAEPQAGSRSLASILTHLDLDQRKQILSELPDLAASLPPEPVAPVDSAPPEPPQQLDEWDSGAIESAEVVDELHLDLDSEPTPIDFAPIERLPADALRRVLLEVEVDTAILSLCGMDPRVVQRLLTILPRNQRREVQDLMRKIDNVELRQIDASQRELYDAAMQLHDAGKLPELHLPASAPSRMSFAA; this is encoded by the coding sequence GTGGATCAGGGTTCGCTTCGTCGCGTCGCTGTCTTGCTGGACAGTCTCGATCAGGTCACGGCGTCCCAGTTGCTGGCCAAGATGCCCCCATCGCGAGCGGCTCAGGTTCGGTACGCAATCTCACAACTGTCCGGAATCGACCCGCTGGAACGGAAGATGGCGATCGCCGACTTCATGCAGAAGTCCCAGAACGCCACGGCTTCGCGGCCTACCCCCGTCGCCCCTGAGCCCACCGCCGCGGCAGTTCCCGCCACTACAACCTCTTCGCCAGCGGAGAACTCCGCCGAAGAAGAAGCCGAATCGCGTGACCCGCTGCACTTCCTGAACGAGATGCCGATCCGTGCGCTCGTCAGCGCCCTGTCGGACGAACACCCGCAAACCGTTGCGATCGTGCTGGCTTCGATGCAACCGTCGGTCGCCGCTCAACTGCTGGCCGACCTGCCGACATCGGTCTGTAAATCTGCGATCCAACGACTGGCCGCGATCACCGAGATCCCCAGCCAAGCGTTGCAGGAGATCAGCGAGCACCTGCAATCGTTGATGAAAAAGGTGACGCCAGCCGAACCGCAAGCGGGCAGCCGCTCGCTCGCCTCGATCCTGACGCACCTGGACCTCGACCAACGCAAACAGATTCTCTCCGAACTGCCCGATCTCGCTGCATCGTTGCCGCCAGAGCCCGTTGCTCCCGTGGATTCGGCGCCGCCAGAGCCACCGCAGCAGCTGGATGAATGGGATTCGGGAGCGATCGAATCGGCAGAGGTCGTCGATGAATTGCACCTAGATCTCGACAGCGAACCGACGCCCATCGATTTTGCCCCGATCGAACGCTTGCCCGCCGATGCGCTCCGCCGCGTGCTGTTGGAGGTCGAGGTCGACACCGCGATCCTGTCGTTGTGCGGGATGGACCCGCGCGTCGTCCAGCGGTTGCTGACGATCCTGCCTCGCAACCAACGCCGCGAGGTGCAAGATCTGATGCGGAAGATCGACAACGTCGAATTGCGTCAGATCGATGCCAGCCAACGCGAACTGTACGACGCGGCGATGCAATTACACGACGCCGGCAAGCTGCCCGAATTGCATCTGCCAGCGTCGGCTCCCTCGCGAATGAGTTTCGCCGCGTAA
- a CDS encoding BON domain-containing protein, with amino-acid sequence MIDTLEPQSSVVARNRLHESPITELRDLEIVEDGECLCISGRVRSFYHKQLAQETVRQTAPGWTVVNRVDVD; translated from the coding sequence ATGATTGACACGCTCGAACCGCAATCGTCTGTTGTTGCTCGAAATCGTCTGCACGAAAGCCCAATCACCGAGCTCCGCGATCTGGAGATCGTCGAAGATGGTGAATGCTTGTGCATCAGCGGCCGCGTTCGCTCGTTCTATCACAAGCAGCTCGCTCAAGAGACCGTTCGCCAAACCGCTCCCGGTTGGACCGTCGTCAACCGCGTCGACGTCGACTAG
- a CDS encoding sulfatase family protein: MRTLLLLLLVSVPSTAMTADRPNILYIMSDDHAAPAISAYGSRLAEVAPTPNIDRLAKEGALFTNAFCTNSICSPSRACVMTGQYNHTNGAFDLSGRVAPGEQMLAIQMGKAGYQTAMIGKWHLHHEPADFDYYCVLPGQGKYHDPEFLVRGDKPWGKNKLQFPGKHSSDAITDLTLDWLKDGWDQEQPFFLMHHYKAPHDYFENAERYESYLADVQIPEPDTLWHRDPKFGSLATRGANDELLPHIGTSIGGRNLRRSYLGDLPSLYPNEFPKNFDPANYSDEENTRFAYQAYLKKYLRCVKGIDDNLGRLLQHLEQTGQIDNTIIIYTGDQGFMLGEHDYQDKRWMFEESQRMPFLVRYPKSIPAGKRYDTIIENVDYAPTMLALAGAEIPASVQGRSFKSLLETGDEPADWKQAAYYRYWMHMAHHDNPGHLGIRTKTHKLIYFYGCNYDGGYQTPAGWELYDLVNDPQETRNLYDDPDQTERVAELKAQLARLRQSVGDDGSHHPKCEAIVQEFWDYDEADRAKARKISHQYLQRRLAELKAGKLNTRTWQGE, translated from the coding sequence ATGCGGACGTTGCTGCTGCTTTTGCTCGTGTCTGTGCCATCGACCGCGATGACCGCGGATCGCCCCAACATCCTGTACATCATGTCGGACGACCACGCCGCGCCCGCGATCTCCGCTTACGGCAGCCGATTAGCCGAGGTTGCCCCGACGCCCAACATCGACCGATTGGCGAAAGAGGGGGCGTTGTTCACCAACGCCTTCTGCACCAATTCGATCTGTTCGCCATCGCGAGCGTGCGTGATGACGGGCCAATACAACCACACCAACGGCGCGTTTGATCTCAGCGGCCGCGTCGCTCCCGGCGAACAGATGCTGGCGATTCAGATGGGCAAGGCGGGTTACCAAACCGCGATGATCGGCAAGTGGCACCTGCACCATGAACCGGCCGACTTCGATTATTACTGCGTGCTGCCCGGCCAGGGGAAATACCACGACCCGGAATTCCTGGTTCGTGGCGACAAGCCGTGGGGAAAAAACAAACTGCAGTTTCCGGGCAAACATTCCAGCGATGCGATCACCGACCTGACGCTCGATTGGTTGAAAGATGGCTGGGATCAAGAGCAGCCATTCTTCTTGATGCATCATTATAAAGCGCCTCACGATTACTTCGAAAACGCCGAGCGTTACGAATCGTATCTGGCCGATGTCCAGATCCCCGAGCCCGACACGCTGTGGCATCGCGATCCCAAGTTTGGATCGCTGGCCACGCGAGGTGCCAACGACGAACTACTGCCTCATATCGGCACGTCGATCGGCGGACGCAACCTGCGGCGATCCTACCTTGGCGATCTACCGTCACTCTATCCGAACGAGTTCCCCAAGAACTTTGATCCCGCCAACTACAGCGACGAAGAAAATACGCGGTTCGCCTACCAGGCCTACCTGAAGAAGTATCTCCGCTGCGTCAAAGGGATCGACGACAATCTGGGCCGGTTACTCCAACATCTGGAACAAACGGGGCAGATCGACAACACGATCATCATCTACACCGGCGACCAGGGTTTTATGCTGGGCGAGCACGACTACCAGGACAAGCGTTGGATGTTCGAAGAATCGCAGCGGATGCCATTCCTGGTCCGCTATCCCAAAAGCATTCCGGCGGGGAAGCGGTACGACACGATCATCGAAAACGTCGACTACGCCCCGACGATGCTGGCGTTGGCCGGCGCCGAGATCCCCGCTTCGGTTCAGGGGCGTTCGTTTAAGTCGCTGCTGGAGACCGGCGACGAACCGGCCGACTGGAAGCAAGCGGCTTATTATCGCTATTGGATGCACATGGCTCACCACGACAATCCGGGGCATTTAGGCATTCGAACCAAGACGCACAAGCTGATCTACTTCTACGGCTGCAATTACGACGGCGGTTATCAAACGCCAGCGGGCTGGGAGCTTTACGATCTGGTAAACGATCCGCAGGAGACACGGAACCTCTACGACGATCCCGACCAAACGGAACGGGTGGCTGAACTGAAAGCCCAACTGGCTCGGCTGCGGCAAAGCGTGGGAGACGACGGCAGCCATCATCCGAAGTGCGAGGCGATCGTGCAGGAGTTCTGGGATTACGACGAAGCCGATCGCGCCAAGGCGAGGAAGATCTCCCACCAATACCTGCAGCGCCGCTTAGCCGAACTGAAGGCGGGCAAACTGAATACGCGAACGTGGCAGGGTGAGTAG
- a CDS encoding glutamine amidotransferase: protein MFDSILIAAPQWTAPAVAICLLSLIVVAWAYWRRGGSSRRGPLIFAGLLKWIAIAALALCLLQPMLESQRPRPHANLIGVVVDNSRSMQIRSPGQSQPRSERLAAVLKQDADWQVRLSQDYDVRRYAFDRSLQNVDDLSTLEFDGASSSLTGTLTTLAARFRDRPVAGLMLFTDGNATDLTDTGFDWSSLGFPLYLVTDSVDQAIADLKIDQVSTAQTNFEASPVTVTAKLSATGLKESTVVVRLLDAEGVAVEEQEVELTQAKPTADVEFRFRPKKSGLQFYSIDTFPKSQRVAYSQGETKVEATLANNSRLLAIDRDQGPYRVLYVAGRPNWEFKFLRRALQEDDEIRLVGLLRIARKEPKFSFRDRGVNSSNPLFSGFDENEEESAEQYDEPVLLRLGVDEAEQLSKGFPRQAEELFGYHAIILDDVDADFFTQDQMLMLRQFVSTRGGGLLMLGGQESFAGGDYEHTPLADLMPVYLPRGNESSGGTVARMELSREGWLQPWLRLRETEVAEKKRLAEMPEFGTLNRVGDVKPGASMLASAQTGDRQQPALVVQRYGKGRSGALLIGDLWRWGMRRKPGENEDLQQVWRQTIRWMIADVPRAVEIDLEESKDSSKPIELAVTVRNPEFLPLDNASVALTVVQPDGEEMQLPTQPSDQAAGVYTASYWPSKDGAYRVKVVATGPDGSDIGSQQAGWTTETATAEFQRLAVNKDLLQQIADQTGGEVISQDDLDSFVANLHNKKIPLTRRHLAPLWHGPWVLIFALACLCGEWGVRRFHGMP, encoded by the coding sequence ATGTTCGATTCGATTCTGATCGCCGCTCCGCAATGGACAGCTCCCGCCGTGGCAATCTGCCTGTTGTCGCTGATTGTCGTGGCGTGGGCCTATTGGCGTCGTGGGGGATCGTCACGGCGCGGGCCGCTGATTTTTGCGGGGCTGCTGAAATGGATCGCGATCGCCGCTCTCGCGTTATGCCTTTTGCAACCGATGCTAGAAAGTCAGCGTCCGCGACCGCATGCGAACCTGATCGGCGTGGTCGTCGATAACAGCCGCAGCATGCAGATCCGCAGCCCCGGTCAATCGCAGCCGCGCAGCGAACGATTGGCCGCGGTCTTAAAACAGGATGCGGATTGGCAGGTTCGGCTATCGCAAGATTATGACGTGCGACGCTATGCTTTCGATCGCAGCTTGCAAAACGTCGACGATCTATCGACGCTGGAATTCGATGGCGCATCGTCGTCGCTGACGGGCACGCTAACGACGTTGGCCGCGCGGTTTCGCGATCGTCCCGTCGCCGGACTGATGCTGTTCACCGACGGGAACGCAACCGATCTGACCGACACCGGATTCGATTGGTCCTCGCTCGGCTTTCCTCTTTATCTGGTCACCGATTCGGTCGATCAAGCGATCGCGGACCTCAAGATCGATCAGGTCAGCACCGCCCAAACCAACTTTGAAGCCTCCCCGGTGACGGTGACTGCGAAGCTGTCCGCCACCGGTTTAAAAGAGTCGACTGTTGTCGTCCGCTTGCTCGATGCGGAGGGCGTTGCGGTGGAAGAACAGGAGGTGGAATTGACGCAGGCGAAGCCGACCGCCGACGTCGAGTTCCGCTTCCGCCCGAAGAAATCGGGACTGCAGTTCTATTCGATCGATACGTTTCCCAAATCGCAACGGGTTGCCTATTCGCAGGGCGAAACGAAGGTGGAAGCGACGCTCGCGAACAATTCGCGATTGCTGGCGATCGATCGCGACCAAGGTCCCTATCGTGTGCTGTACGTCGCGGGGCGACCGAACTGGGAATTCAAATTCCTGCGGCGGGCACTGCAGGAGGATGATGAAATCCGCTTGGTGGGACTGTTGCGAATCGCTCGCAAAGAGCCCAAGTTCAGCTTCCGCGATCGCGGCGTCAATTCTTCCAATCCGCTGTTTTCGGGGTTCGATGAAAACGAAGAGGAGAGTGCCGAGCAGTACGATGAACCGGTGCTGTTGCGATTGGGCGTCGATGAAGCGGAACAACTGAGTAAAGGTTTTCCGCGCCAAGCCGAGGAGTTGTTCGGATATCACGCGATCATCTTGGACGACGTCGACGCCGATTTTTTTACGCAGGATCAGATGCTGATGTTGCGGCAATTCGTCAGCACTCGCGGCGGCGGCCTGCTGATGCTCGGCGGCCAGGAATCGTTTGCTGGCGGTGATTACGAACACACGCCGTTGGCCGATCTGATGCCGGTCTATCTGCCTCGCGGCAATGAGTCTTCGGGCGGAACGGTCGCCCGGATGGAACTGTCGCGCGAGGGTTGGCTGCAACCGTGGCTGAGGTTGCGGGAGACGGAAGTCGCTGAAAAGAAACGCTTGGCCGAGATGCCGGAGTTCGGCACGCTCAACCGCGTCGGCGATGTGAAGCCGGGGGCGTCGATGTTGGCATCTGCCCAAACGGGCGATCGCCAGCAACCGGCACTTGTCGTCCAGCGCTATGGCAAGGGAAGGTCGGGGGCGCTGTTGATCGGCGATTTGTGGCGATGGGGGATGCGGCGGAAGCCTGGCGAAAACGAAGACTTGCAGCAGGTCTGGCGGCAGACGATTCGTTGGATGATCGCCGACGTGCCGCGCGCCGTCGAGATCGATCTCGAGGAATCCAAGGACAGCAGCAAGCCGATCGAGCTCGCCGTGACGGTTCGCAATCCGGAGTTTCTGCCGTTGGATAACGCTTCGGTCGCCCTGACGGTGGTGCAGCCCGACGGCGAAGAGATGCAATTGCCGACGCAGCCCAGCGACCAAGCCGCCGGAGTCTACACCGCCAGCTATTGGCCCAGCAAAGATGGAGCCTATCGCGTGAAAGTTGTCGCGACGGGGCCCGATGGCAGCGACATCGGCAGCCAGCAGGCCGGTTGGACTACTGAAACGGCGACCGCCGAATTCCAGCGGCTTGCCGTCAATAAGGACTTGTTGCAACAGATCGCCGATCAAACTGGAGGCGAAGTGATTTCGCAGGACGACCTCGATTCGTTTGTTGCGAATTTGCACAACAAGAAGATTCCGCTGACCCGGCGGCATCTCGCTCCGCTGTGGCACGGTCCGTGGGTTTTGATCTTCGCCCTAGCCTGTTTGTGTGGCGAATGGGGCGTCCGCCGTTTTCATGGGATGCCCTAA
- a CDS encoding P-II family nitrogen regulator — MRQANKLQPDKQVGFNNLDRNRMKRIEAIIDAEHLEEVNAALEEIGVHRILVTEVRGFIRKQIQASGLDRSGSFFFVPKCKLDISVVDAHLRRAAHAIFAASNTRVLVDGKLFLEDMESEFTPQWGSAQLNGVAS; from the coding sequence ATGCGTCAGGCAAATAAACTCCAGCCCGACAAGCAGGTCGGCTTTAATAACCTTGATAGGAATCGGATGAAAAGAATAGAAGCAATCATCGACGCGGAACACCTCGAAGAGGTTAACGCCGCTTTGGAGGAAATTGGTGTCCACCGGATTCTGGTCACCGAGGTCCGCGGTTTCATCCGCAAGCAGATCCAAGCGTCGGGACTCGACCGCTCGGGAAGCTTCTTCTTTGTACCCAAGTGTAAACTCGACATTTCAGTTGTCGACGCGCATTTACGCCGCGCCGCGCATGCAATCTTTGCAGCATCAAACACGCGTGTGCTGGTCGATGGCAAGCTTTTCCTGGAAGACATGGAGTCTGAGTTCACACCCCAATGGGGCAGTGCTCAACTGAACGGCGTGGCTTCTTAA
- a CDS encoding tetratricopeptide repeat protein: MPTVQEVLNQGWTIQQQGNYAAAEKVYRHVLQQAPGSAAGWCYLGIALYDQRRFEESEAAYRKALSLQNHFPIAWNNLGNTLRMLGQVEQADQAFETSLQQDPKYLSPLKNRGTLWVWTGQIDRGLAAFEASLEVAPNDPELHRNLGVIHLLKGDFRRGWDEYRWRWKMPGFVRPNVSQPVWDGSAPQGKTFLLYSEQGLGDAIHFVRMAIALKERGARTIVQAAPKLIPLLSTCRGIDQLIPEGMLPGNFDFHCSFIDAADRLGIDAESIPDVGPYLGPSENLQAYWANWLAQIPGKKKVGICWQGNPQHQADIFRSIPLQAFEPLASIPDVQLVCLQHGFGIQQLDQVDFADQIVRLPANLDQSSGAFMDTAAIMKGLDLVVTSDTSVAHLAGALGVPVWVGLPKVPDWRWLLQGESSPWYPSMRLSRQPEMKNWAAVMAEIKLHLERF; this comes from the coding sequence ATGCCAACCGTCCAAGAGGTTCTCAACCAAGGCTGGACAATCCAGCAGCAGGGGAACTACGCCGCCGCCGAAAAAGTCTACCGGCACGTCCTACAGCAAGCTCCCGGTTCGGCCGCCGGTTGGTGCTACCTGGGAATTGCGTTGTACGACCAACGCCGCTTCGAAGAATCCGAAGCGGCATACCGCAAGGCGCTGTCGCTACAAAACCACTTCCCGATCGCCTGGAACAATCTCGGCAACACGCTGCGGATGCTGGGGCAGGTCGAACAAGCCGACCAAGCATTCGAAACCTCGCTGCAGCAGGACCCAAAGTATCTCAGCCCGCTCAAGAACCGCGGCACGCTGTGGGTCTGGACCGGGCAGATCGATCGCGGCCTGGCGGCATTCGAAGCAAGCCTCGAGGTCGCTCCGAACGATCCCGAACTGCATCGCAATCTCGGCGTCATCCACCTGCTGAAGGGAGACTTCCGCCGCGGCTGGGACGAATACCGCTGGCGTTGGAAGATGCCCGGCTTCGTTCGCCCCAACGTCTCCCAACCAGTCTGGGATGGCAGCGCCCCGCAAGGCAAAACATTCCTGCTCTATTCGGAACAGGGACTCGGGGACGCGATCCATTTTGTGCGGATGGCGATCGCCCTCAAGGAGCGTGGGGCGCGAACGATCGTTCAGGCGGCTCCCAAGTTGATCCCGCTGCTGAGCACATGCCGCGGCATCGACCAACTGATTCCCGAGGGGATGCTGCCGGGGAACTTCGATTTCCATTGCTCCTTTATCGACGCCGCCGATCGGCTGGGGATCGATGCGGAGTCGATTCCCGATGTCGGCCCCTATCTCGGGCCGTCGGAAAACCTGCAAGCCTACTGGGCAAACTGGCTCGCCCAGATCCCCGGCAAGAAAAAGGTAGGGATCTGTTGGCAGGGGAATCCGCAGCACCAAGCCGACATCTTCCGATCGATTCCGCTGCAAGCCTTTGAACCATTGGCATCGATTCCCGACGTGCAACTCGTCTGCCTGCAGCACGGATTTGGGATCCAGCAGCTTGATCAAGTCGACTTTGCCGACCAAATCGTCCGATTGCCAGCGAACCTCGACCAGTCCAGCGGTGCCTTTATGGATACCGCAGCGATTATGAAAGGCTTAGACCTGGTCGTGACCAGCGACACTTCGGTCGCTCATCTCGCCGGAGCCCTGGGAGTACCAGTCTGGGTCGGACTGCCAAAGGTCCCCGATTGGCGGTGGTTGCTGCAGGGAGAATCGAGCCCCTGGTACCCCTCGATGCGGCTATCCCGACAGCCCGAGATGAAAAATTGGGCTGCCGTGATGGCAGAAATCAAGCTTCACCTAGAACGGTTTTAG
- a CDS encoding sigma-70 family RNA polymerase sigma factor: protein MYDSLLDDFEDDSPRDDAVEGFRKIPIDDETDDDAALDTEQVAEGDVQLESPDELLAEVESDSWSDDPVRMYLTQMGEIPLLTRREEILLAKRIEETRRRFRTKLLECDYVIRNAFKTLRRVNNGELPFDRTVQVSVTDRLEKDQILGRLPHNLKTLEVLLKRNQRDYRTALSKSESKERRVVAWRSLARRRRRAVRLVEELGLRTQRIETMIGTLEKFSQRLDDLKAEISKLGRKKEDRELKDRLLQEFRTIMVATQETPKSLRERVNMLKTVYSEYQQAKRELSEGNLRLVVSIAKKYRNRGLSFLDLIQEGNAGLMRAVDKFEYRRGFKFCTYATWWIRQAITRAVADQSRTIRIPVHMVETMSRVRNVARQLLQELGREPTIEETARRAETTVEEARRVLAMSRYPISLDRPVGNSEDSQFGDLLPDGTAESPAIGAAQEMLRGRINSVLKSLSYREREIIKLRYGLGDGYSYTLEEVGHIFKVTRERIRQIEAKAVRKLQQPSRSQDLVGFLD from the coding sequence TTGTACGATTCGCTGTTGGACGATTTTGAAGATGATTCCCCACGCGACGACGCCGTGGAGGGGTTTCGTAAAATACCTATCGATGATGAAACCGATGATGATGCTGCATTAGATACCGAACAGGTCGCCGAGGGCGACGTCCAGCTGGAAAGCCCCGACGAACTGTTGGCCGAAGTCGAAAGTGATTCGTGGTCCGATGATCCCGTTCGCATGTACCTCACGCAAATGGGTGAAATCCCGTTGCTGACGCGCCGCGAAGAAATTCTGCTCGCCAAACGAATCGAAGAGACGCGCCGCCGCTTCCGCACCAAGCTGCTCGAATGCGATTACGTGATCCGCAACGCGTTTAAGACGCTACGTCGGGTGAACAACGGGGAACTTCCCTTCGACCGAACCGTGCAAGTCTCGGTAACCGATCGACTGGAAAAAGACCAAATCCTCGGCCGTTTGCCACACAACCTGAAAACACTCGAAGTTCTGCTGAAGCGGAATCAGCGAGATTACCGGACCGCGCTGAGCAAGTCGGAATCGAAGGAGCGCCGCGTCGTCGCTTGGCGTTCGCTCGCCCGTCGCCGTCGACGCGCCGTTCGCTTGGTCGAAGAACTCGGTCTGCGGACTCAGCGAATCGAAACGATGATCGGCACGCTGGAGAAATTCAGCCAACGATTGGACGATCTCAAAGCGGAGATCTCGAAACTCGGTCGCAAGAAAGAGGACCGCGAACTGAAGGATCGCTTGTTGCAAGAGTTCCGCACGATCATGGTCGCCACGCAAGAGACGCCCAAGAGCTTGCGAGAACGCGTCAACATGCTGAAGACCGTTTATTCGGAATACCAGCAGGCCAAGCGTGAACTCAGCGAAGGTAACTTGCGGTTGGTCGTTTCGATCGCCAAGAAGTATCGCAACCGTGGCCTCTCCTTCCTGGATCTGATCCAAGAGGGGAATGCCGGTTTGATGCGTGCTGTCGACAAGTTTGAATATCGCCGCGGTTTTAAGTTCTGCACCTACGCGACCTGGTGGATTCGCCAAGCGATCACCCGCGCCGTTGCCGATCAGAGCCGTACGATCCGAATTCCTGTGCACATGGTCGAAACGATGAGCCGCGTGCGGAACGTCGCTCGCCAATTGTTGCAGGAACTCGGTCGCGAACCAACGATCGAAGAGACAGCGCGTCGCGCCGAGACAACCGTCGAAGAAGCGCGTCGGGTGTTGGCGATGAGCCGCTATCCGATCAGCTTGGATCGTCCGGTTGGCAACAGCGAAGACAGTCAGTTTGGCGACCTGTTGCCCGACGGCACGGCCGAAAGCCCTGCGATCGGTGCAGCTCAAGAGATGCTTCGCGGCCGAATCAATTCGGTCCTGAAGAGCCTCAGCTATCGCGAACGCGAGATCATCAAACTGCGTTACGGCCTTGGCGACGGCTACAGTTACACGCTTGAAGAAGTGGGGCACATCTTCAAGGTAACGCGAGAGCGGATTCGTCAGATCGAAGCCAAAGCGGTTCGCAAGCTGCAGCAACCTAGCCGCAGCCAAGATCTCGTTGGCTTCCTCGACTAG